From Haloarcula hispanica ATCC 33960, the proteins below share one genomic window:
- a CDS encoding winged helix-turn-helix transcriptional regulator, with translation MDRLEDQVEKEGRDLSILEAVIENGPIGIVRLAEETGVPKHKVRYSLRMLEDDELIEPTPQGAIPVDNIDERVATINGGIDRLVEQLDGLRDVFSSTE, from the coding sequence ATGGACCGACTGGAAGATCAGGTCGAGAAGGAGGGGCGGGACCTGTCGATCCTCGAAGCCGTCATCGAGAACGGGCCGATCGGTATCGTTCGGCTCGCCGAGGAGACAGGGGTCCCGAAACACAAGGTGCGGTACTCGCTGCGGATGCTGGAAGACGACGAACTCATCGAGCCGACGCCGCAGGGAGCGATTCCGGTGGACAACATCGACGAGCGGGTCGCAACAATCAATGGCGGCATTGATCGACTGGTCGAGCAGTTGGACGGACTGCGGGACGTGTTTTCGTCCACAGAGTAG